The following proteins are encoded in a genomic region of Paenibacillus sp. FSL H3-0469:
- a CDS encoding serine hydrolase domain-containing protein, producing the protein MSTQYLNTINPDRLPARIDKVIEQTLTDKRLAGAVIKVALDGKLLYSRAAGFASRELKQPMREDTLFRLASVSKPITSTAALVLVAQGRLLLDDRVDRWLPEFQPRLKNGKRAEITIRHLMTHTAGLTYRFFQEEGGSYEQAGVSDGMDQSGITLEENLKRLASVPLLYTPGTEWRYSIATDVLGAVIARVTGTTLSEAIDILVTRPLGMKDTGFLAVEPQRLATAYADDVPGLRPMENPDRLAFVEGTAGFRLAPSRALDSTAYASGGAGMIGSAGDFLQLLETLRKGGAPLLPESLVREMTTNQIGDLSMPFWPGRGFGLGFTVLKDPAAADTAESLGTWRMGGTYGHSWFVDAKQRLSVVAFTNTALEGMSGPFTVDLCNAIYGRLDPS; encoded by the coding sequence TTGAGTACACAGTATTTGAACACGATTAATCCAGACCGCCTCCCGGCGCGCATTGATAAAGTTATTGAGCAGACTCTTACTGACAAGCGCCTGGCGGGCGCTGTCATCAAGGTAGCGTTAGATGGGAAGCTCCTATATAGCCGGGCTGCCGGCTTTGCAAGCCGTGAACTGAAGCAGCCCATGCGGGAGGATACCTTATTCCGGCTGGCATCGGTTTCCAAGCCGATTACCTCAACAGCTGCTCTGGTACTAGTGGCCCAAGGCCGCTTGCTGCTTGATGACCGGGTGGACCGCTGGCTACCGGAGTTTCAGCCACGTCTGAAGAACGGCAAGCGGGCGGAAATCACGATACGCCACCTAATGACGCACACCGCTGGTCTAACCTACCGCTTCTTTCAGGAAGAAGGCGGCTCCTATGAGCAGGCCGGGGTATCCGATGGCATGGATCAGTCTGGTATTACGCTTGAAGAGAATCTGAAGCGGCTAGCGTCTGTTCCACTCCTCTATACACCAGGCACCGAGTGGAGATATTCTATCGCAACAGATGTGCTGGGGGCGGTGATCGCAAGGGTTACCGGAACCACGCTCAGTGAAGCCATAGATATACTCGTGACCCGGCCACTCGGCATGAAGGATACCGGCTTCCTTGCAGTGGAACCGCAGCGGCTGGCCACCGCTTACGCCGATGACGTTCCGGGCCTGCGGCCTATGGAGAATCCGGACAGGTTGGCCTTTGTAGAAGGAACGGCGGGATTCCGGCTCGCTCCGAGCCGGGCGCTAGACAGCACCGCCTATGCTTCCGGGGGAGCCGGTATGATCGGCAGCGCCGGAGACTTCCTCCAATTGCTGGAGACGTTGCGGAAGGGCGGGGCGCCCCTGCTGCCGGAATCACTGGTCCGCGAAATGACTACCAACCAGATTGGTGACCTCTCCATGCCCTTCTGGCCGGGACGAGGCTTCGGCTTGGGATTCACAGTGCTTAAAGATCCTGCTGCAGCCGATACTGCAGAGTCCCTTGGCACATGGCGCATGGGCGGTACCTATGGGCATTCGTGGTTCGTCGATGCCAAGCAGCGACTAAGCGTGGTCGCCTTCACCAATACAGCACTGGAGGGCATGTCGGGTCCGTTCACGGTTGACCTGTGTAATGCCATCTATGGCAGATTGGACCCGTCATGA
- a CDS encoding MFS transporter: MSSSTIASPQQSSSSPASVRLPWAGLLALAMTGFICILTETIPAGLLLQISKGLGVTEAMAGQLVTLYALGSLVAAIPLTTATRGWRRRPLLLVCILGFLIFNTVTALSSNYPLTLTARFFAGVSAGVLWGMIAGYARRMVPEQLKGRAMAIAMAGTPLALAFGVPAGTFLGNLTGWRNIFGVLSLFALLLTIWILWKLPDYPGEAADKQLNKVFTRPGVRPVLFVVLAWVLAHNILYTYIAPFLTQAGLPGIVDLVLLIFGITALLGIWLTGIWIDRHLRLLVLISLTAFALASVLLSIGSSKPFVIYLVVAVWGLTFGGAATLLQTAMASAGGESADVAQSMLVTAWNLAIGGGGVIGGILLETTGVMTFPWALFVLLVLSLWIARRSRTHGFPPGILDNHRNK; the protein is encoded by the coding sequence ATGAGCAGCAGCACCATTGCTTCCCCGCAGCAGAGCTCCAGTTCTCCTGCTTCCGTACGCCTTCCCTGGGCTGGATTACTTGCCCTGGCGATGACCGGGTTTATCTGTATTCTGACTGAAACGATTCCTGCCGGACTTCTGCTTCAGATCAGCAAGGGGCTTGGAGTCACAGAGGCCATGGCAGGCCAGCTTGTTACCCTCTATGCCCTGGGCTCGTTAGTCGCCGCCATTCCATTGACCACGGCAACACGCGGCTGGAGGCGGAGACCCTTGCTGCTAGTATGCATCCTTGGTTTTCTCATATTCAATACCGTTACTGCCTTATCTTCGAACTATCCCCTGACGCTAACGGCCCGCTTCTTCGCAGGTGTGTCCGCTGGTGTCCTGTGGGGAATGATCGCAGGTTATGCCCGGCGCATGGTACCGGAGCAGTTGAAGGGACGGGCTATGGCTATTGCAATGGCGGGAACACCGCTTGCTTTGGCGTTTGGCGTGCCAGCCGGAACGTTTTTGGGTAACCTTACAGGCTGGCGTAATATCTTTGGCGTCTTGTCGCTGTTCGCTCTGCTGCTGACCATTTGGATACTCTGGAAGCTGCCGGATTATCCGGGAGAAGCTGCAGACAAGCAGCTAAATAAGGTCTTCACAAGGCCCGGAGTGCGGCCGGTCCTGTTTGTAGTGCTGGCCTGGGTATTGGCCCACAATATCCTGTATACCTATATAGCACCGTTCCTTACTCAGGCCGGGCTGCCAGGGATCGTGGATTTGGTGCTTCTTATTTTCGGTATTACCGCACTTCTTGGCATCTGGTTAACCGGTATCTGGATTGATCGTCACCTGAGGCTGTTGGTTCTGATTAGCCTCACTGCATTTGCATTGGCATCTGTCCTGCTTAGTATAGGCAGCAGCAAGCCTTTCGTGATCTATCTTGTAGTTGCTGTATGGGGCTTAACGTTTGGAGGAGCAGCAACGCTGCTGCAGACAGCAATGGCTTCGGCTGGCGGAGAGAGCGCAGATGTAGCGCAATCCATGCTTGTAACCGCATGGAATCTGGCCATTGGCGGGGGCGGTGTAATTGGTGGAATTCTTCTCGAAACAACGGGTGTTATGACATTTCCTTGGGCGTTGTTTGTCTTGCTGGTCCTTTCCTTATGGATAGCAAGACGCAGCAGAACACATGGATTTCCTCCCGGAATCTTGGATAATCATCGCAATAAATAA
- a CDS encoding anti-sigma factor, translated as MSEHNEELCELAELYTLGALTAEEMQQFAAHAAECAECRELVEEYRQVLDHLPLASVPVDPPSGMKERILSRVLESGNAGAPAARPETRLLNIQPDAERAAEHEPARTPPAEQGLPQLSIPEPKRTRFWGYLSLGLAVAVLLLVVYTGQLRGNVSELKQQLASGTGPLQGLKVNEAVALSPAGEGVTAKGTATIVADPTGTHLVLQAEDLPELTGTEVYQVWLIKGDSPVNAGTFISQGGNGALYYSFDPKAYDTIAVTLEPDGAGVTPRGKMILTAPIKQG; from the coding sequence ATGAGTGAACACAATGAGGAACTCTGTGAGTTGGCCGAATTATATACGCTGGGCGCACTGACGGCGGAGGAAATGCAGCAATTCGCTGCCCATGCAGCAGAATGCGCGGAATGCAGGGAGCTGGTGGAGGAATACCGCCAGGTACTGGACCATCTTCCGCTTGCCTCTGTGCCCGTAGACCCGCCCTCCGGCATGAAGGAGCGCATCTTGTCACGGGTGCTGGAATCCGGGAATGCGGGCGCACCGGCAGCCCGGCCGGAGACCCGTCTGCTGAATATCCAGCCTGATGCAGAGCGAGCTGCGGAGCATGAGCCAGCGAGGACTCCTCCGGCAGAGCAGGGTTTGCCCCAATTAAGCATCCCGGAGCCCAAGAGAACCCGGTTCTGGGGGTACCTGAGCCTTGGACTGGCTGTGGCTGTGCTGCTCCTGGTCGTCTACACTGGCCAGCTGCGCGGCAATGTGTCTGAGCTGAAGCAGCAGCTGGCTTCCGGCACCGGACCGCTCCAGGGGCTTAAGGTGAATGAGGCGGTAGCGCTAAGTCCGGCGGGAGAAGGGGTTACCGCCAAGGGTACAGCAACGATTGTCGCAGACCCTACCGGCACCCACCTTGTGCTTCAGGCAGAAGATCTGCCGGAGCTTACCGGCACCGAGGTCTATCAGGTATGGCTGATCAAAGGGGACTCGCCGGTGAATGCAGGTACCTTCATCTCACAGGGCGGAAACGGGGCACTGTATTATTCGTTTGACCCGAAGGCCTATGATACTATAGCCGTTACACTGGAGCCGGATGGCGCGGGCGTTACCCCGCGCGGGAAGATGATTCTCACAGCGCCGATTAAGCAGGGGTAG
- a CDS encoding sigma-70 family RNA polymerase sigma factor, translating into MNDTADDKQLILLIAQKDSNALELLYDRYERVIYSFAYQIVKDSMAAEEVMQELFLRLWKNAGQIDFGKGKLLTWMFAVTRNLAIDYLRKRDARLPRQSADSGNLEQVQDHSALTEDLVELQMAGEEIREALLGLSRDQQQVMDMIYYQGYTQQEVAQLAAIPLGTVKGRVRLAMKQLHKSLRHWGRRDHAHE; encoded by the coding sequence TTGAATGACACAGCTGACGATAAGCAGTTAATTCTGCTTATTGCACAGAAAGACTCGAATGCCCTCGAACTGCTCTATGACCGGTATGAACGGGTCATTTATAGCTTTGCTTACCAGATCGTGAAGGATTCGATGGCTGCCGAGGAGGTTATGCAGGAGCTGTTCCTGCGCCTGTGGAAGAATGCGGGGCAGATTGACTTCGGTAAGGGCAAGCTGCTGACCTGGATGTTCGCAGTGACCCGCAATCTGGCGATTGATTATCTCCGTAAGCGGGACGCCAGGCTGCCGCGGCAATCGGCCGATTCCGGGAATCTGGAGCAGGTTCAGGACCACAGTGCGCTCACCGAGGATCTCGTTGAGCTGCAGATGGCGGGGGAAGAGATCAGGGAGGCGCTGCTGGGATTAAGCCGCGACCAGCAGCAGGTAATGGATATGATCTATTACCAGGGCTACACCCAGCAGGAGGTAGCCCAGCTTGCGGCAATCCCGCTGGGAACGGTCAAGGGAAGAGTCCGGCTGGCGATGAAGCAGCTTCACAAATCTTTACGGCACTGGGGAAGGAGGGATCATGCACATGAGTGA
- the infC gene encoding translation initiation factor IF-3, whose translation MAVLINEQIKAAEVELTGLRGEKLGTVSRSEALSMARAAGADLVCTSLMSSPPPCSLVAKGKGKAAAQAARKGDTSRPQGGSNEKVKELRFTAHIEEHDYDTKLRQADKHLRSGKPVQLVVKSSGAKEAAAAKAVLERLVADLKEAGTKASGLQTSGKGAQVRINPRT comes from the coding sequence GTGGCCGTACTGATTAATGAACAGATTAAGGCAGCCGAGGTCGAGCTGACCGGGCTGAGGGGCGAGAAGCTCGGCACCGTATCCAGAAGCGAGGCTCTGTCCATGGCCAGAGCCGCAGGGGCCGACCTGGTCTGCACCTCGCTGATGAGCAGCCCGCCACCCTGCAGCCTGGTCGCCAAGGGCAAAGGCAAAGCGGCTGCGCAAGCCGCACGCAAAGGCGATACCAGTCGTCCGCAAGGCGGCAGCAATGAGAAGGTGAAGGAGCTGCGCTTCACCGCTCATATTGAAGAGCATGACTACGACACGAAGCTGCGTCAGGCGGACAAGCATCTGCGCTCCGGCAAGCCGGTGCAGCTCGTCGTGAAGTCCTCCGGCGCCAAGGAGGCCGCCGCTGCGAAGGCAGTGCTGGAGCGGCTCGTGGCCGATCTGAAGGAGGCCGGAACCAAGGCCTCCGGGCTGCAGACCAGCGGCAAGGGCGCACAGGTACGGATAAATCCGCGTACTTAA
- a CDS encoding GNAT family N-acetyltransferase, with translation MNLALSRMKLETERLIIRPYIESDLMASFELMQNPEVLAFMHMEVMPRHEYEGMFRWLMFSYHTPFELPFKYSFAICDKATGQLIGWCGAGVLEFRAPDAELYYLIGREHWGRGYATEAAAALADYAFDVIGLEQLYAKADPRNTASLGVLRKLGFRVEQELAGLTGDYEDCNGELLHVLTKERFVERAFKAGNDHMLSGRAMN, from the coding sequence ATGAATCTGGCATTGTCCAGGATGAAGCTCGAAACAGAGCGGTTAATCATCCGTCCCTATATAGAAAGTGATCTGATGGCTTCGTTCGAGCTCATGCAGAACCCGGAGGTGCTGGCCTTCATGCATATGGAGGTCATGCCGAGGCATGAGTATGAGGGCATGTTCCGCTGGCTGATGTTCAGCTATCATACGCCGTTTGAGCTGCCGTTCAAGTATTCATTTGCCATCTGCGATAAGGCGACCGGGCAGCTGATCGGCTGGTGCGGGGCCGGTGTGCTGGAGTTCAGGGCGCCGGATGCAGAGCTGTATTATCTGATCGGGCGTGAACACTGGGGCCGGGGATATGCTACCGAAGCCGCTGCGGCGCTGGCGGACTACGCTTTCGATGTGATCGGACTGGAGCAGCTATACGCCAAGGCAGATCCGCGTAACACCGCGTCGCTCGGGGTGCTCCGGAAGCTGGGCTTCCGGGTGGAGCAGGAGCTGGCCGGATTGACCGGCGATTATGAGGACTGCAACGGGGAACTGCTGCATGTGCTGACGAAGGAGCGGTTTGTAGAGCGGGCTTTCAAGGCGGGAAATGACCATATGCTGAGCGGGCGGGCGATGAACTGA
- a CDS encoding ABC transporter ATP-binding protein translates to MLKKCLVHLRGWAALYIGLGFAIQLLSSLGIVVFQKILDQAVAGTGFREILYGVVVYGILLGLNVLLNYADEYPSAYLSSSITERLKIMALSKISRMDYSAYQNMGTGQMIKVIENGAAAGNSILFSFVLHTLHELLPTILFSLLFISYYDTRIMLVIAGGYVVIFLLTNILLKVLYRIKESVLMQQEAMSRYGVRGFMELVVFRTNKKYAQEIGRLNRAAQQIIRQSAKLQMIHESFFALFELFITVIKVVVLLYGVKNVVSGQASVGVMVALFMFIEKIYTPIAIFNVLFVGYKLNRVTYQRFEAFLNAPEDRNLEQGKALAQLQGSIEFKDVTFSYGEVQVLDRLSFSVAPGTSVALVGLSGSGKSTVIKLITGLLKKNGGQLLVDGTDIDELSLDSYYDHISYLSQDSPIFDTTIRGNMVFEQDVPDEELYAVLDKVHLKEKVLELPEKLETRVGERGLKLSGGERQRLAFARAILQKRNLIILDEPVSALDNITERSLMETVFAEFRHKTVMIIAHRLNFISGVDQILVMEQGRLAGEGDFDSLIRDCPSFRTLWNNGRGQTD, encoded by the coding sequence ATGTTAAAAAAATGTCTTGTCCACCTCAGAGGGTGGGCCGCACTGTATATAGGTCTCGGCTTCGCCATTCAGCTCTTAAGCAGCCTGGGTATTGTAGTCTTCCAGAAGATTCTGGATCAGGCGGTGGCGGGAACAGGCTTCCGTGAAATCCTCTACGGAGTAGTCGTCTACGGGATACTGCTCGGCCTGAACGTCCTGCTGAATTATGCGGATGAATATCCCAGCGCTTATCTATCGAGCAGCATCACAGAAAGACTGAAGATTATGGCCTTGTCCAAAATCTCCAGAATGGATTATTCCGCCTATCAGAACATGGGCACAGGCCAGATGATTAAGGTGATTGAGAACGGCGCGGCTGCCGGGAACAGTATTCTGTTTTCTTTTGTCCTCCACACGCTGCATGAGCTGCTGCCTACGATTCTCTTCAGCCTGCTCTTCATCAGCTACTATGACACCAGAATCATGCTGGTGATTGCGGGCGGGTACGTGGTTATCTTCCTGTTAACGAATATTCTGCTCAAAGTTCTCTACCGGATCAAGGAATCGGTGCTTATGCAGCAGGAGGCCATGTCCCGGTACGGGGTCCGCGGCTTCATGGAGCTGGTCGTCTTCCGCACCAACAAGAAGTACGCGCAGGAGATCGGCAGACTGAACAGGGCCGCACAACAGATCATCAGGCAGAGCGCGAAGCTGCAGATGATTCATGAATCCTTCTTCGCCTTATTCGAATTGTTCATTACGGTCATTAAGGTGGTTGTGCTGCTGTACGGCGTGAAGAATGTGGTGTCCGGGCAGGCCTCTGTCGGGGTCATGGTCGCGCTGTTCATGTTCATTGAGAAAATTTATACGCCGATCGCCATCTTCAACGTATTATTCGTCGGCTATAAGCTGAACAGGGTCACCTATCAGCGGTTCGAGGCCTTCCTGAATGCCCCGGAGGACCGGAATCTGGAGCAGGGCAAGGCGCTTGCGCAGCTACAGGGCAGCATTGAATTCAAGGATGTAACATTCAGCTACGGAGAGGTACAGGTGCTGGACCGGCTGTCCTTCTCGGTTGCGCCAGGAACCTCAGTGGCTCTGGTCGGACTAAGCGGCAGCGGCAAGTCAACGGTTATTAAGCTGATTACGGGCCTGCTCAAAAAAAACGGCGGCCAGCTGCTGGTCGACGGCACGGATATCGACGAGCTGAGTCTGGACAGCTACTATGATCACATCTCATATCTGTCGCAGGACAGTCCGATCTTCGACACCACCATCCGGGGCAACATGGTGTTTGAGCAGGACGTTCCGGATGAAGAGCTGTATGCGGTGCTGGATAAGGTTCACCTGAAGGAGAAGGTGTTGGAGCTGCCGGAGAAGCTGGAGACGCGGGTTGGGGAGCGCGGGCTGAAGCTGTCGGGCGGGGAGCGTCAGCGGCTGGCTTTTGCCCGGGCGATCCTGCAGAAGCGGAACCTGATCATCCTTGATGAGCCGGTATCGGCCCTGGATAATATTACGGAGCGCAGCCTGATGGAGACGGTATTCGCAGAGTTCAGGCATAAGACGGTCATGATTATCGCACACCGGCTGAATTTCATCAGCGGCGTGGACCAAATTCTGGTCATGGAGCAAGGCAGGCTGGCGGGGGAAGGGGATTTCGATTCCCTGATCCGGGACTGCCCTTCCTTCCGTACGCTGTGGAATAACGGCAGGGGGCAAACGGATTAA
- a CDS encoding tetratricopeptide repeat protein gives MREELIAQLNAWHEADEYEEIVSRIKEVPTPLIDEELAVHLGRALNNLGRYREALKWFNKAADQGKKDPLWHFRVGYAHYYLDEYDQAIKAFKKANKLDPEDQDTIEFLEWSRSEKAALAAADEDSEDAEEAAEADSASDASPEADPDAAKKTNR, from the coding sequence ATGAGAGAAGAATTAATCGCGCAATTGAACGCTTGGCATGAGGCGGACGAATATGAAGAAATCGTATCCCGCATCAAAGAGGTGCCGACACCGCTGATCGATGAGGAGCTGGCGGTTCATCTGGGCCGGGCGCTCAACAATCTGGGCCGCTACCGGGAAGCGCTTAAATGGTTCAACAAGGCGGCGGATCAGGGTAAAAAAGACCCGCTGTGGCATTTCCGTGTCGGCTACGCCCACTATTATCTGGACGAGTACGACCAGGCGATCAAAGCATTCAAGAAGGCGAATAAGCTGGACCCTGAGGATCAGGATACCATCGAATTCCTGGAATGGAGCCGCAGTGAGAAGGCGGCGCTGGCCGCTGCGGACGAGGATAGCGAGGATGCAGAAGAAGCCGCCGAAGCGGATTCCGCTTCAGATGCCAGCCCCGAAGCGGATCCGGATGCGGCAAAAAAGACTAATCGCTAG
- a CDS encoding ATP-binding protein, translating into MFETLLLNFLFMLFPVLIFLIFFENRPHAYNHKILVLLIAATMILCIAKPIRLETGFIFDLRYVPFVIAALYGGYKHTLPLYVILNVYRFYIGGEGTVQSLLFSTAVFILVPSISSRFLRSKPKGRILWATSIVVLTMGCYLIILGQIMDKLDTQFWTLAFYALTTHAVVMAILMILLEQILANLRNRERIMQSERLNVVSELAASVSHEMRNPLTVTSGFLQLLNLSKNLTPQEKGYVELSLLELNRAEKIISDYLSFAKPQSASRVYSNLMAECEYTKNVILPYATIHKVAVEFSFNNPLSTHYDSNEMQQCLINLYKNAIEAMEGVEDAVLSISVFASGQNIIITISDTGVGMTKDEISRLGKPYYSTKADGTGLGMVMAYNTINKLKGRIEVTSEKGKGTVFRIIIPA; encoded by the coding sequence TTGTTTGAGACGCTGCTGCTCAATTTTTTGTTTATGCTGTTTCCGGTGCTGATATTTCTGATTTTCTTCGAGAACAGGCCCCACGCCTACAATCATAAGATTCTTGTACTGCTCATCGCCGCCACCATGATCCTGTGTATCGCCAAGCCGATCCGGCTGGAGACCGGGTTCATCTTTGACCTGCGGTATGTTCCGTTTGTCATTGCGGCCTTGTATGGAGGGTACAAACATACCCTGCCCTTATATGTGATTCTGAATGTATACCGTTTCTACATAGGCGGTGAGGGAACCGTCCAGTCCTTACTTTTTTCGACAGCAGTATTCATCCTGGTTCCTTCTATAAGCTCCAGATTTCTCCGTTCTAAGCCTAAGGGACGGATCTTGTGGGCTACCTCCATCGTGGTGCTGACTATGGGCTGTTATCTGATCATTCTGGGCCAGATCATGGATAAGCTGGATACCCAGTTCTGGACGCTCGCCTTCTATGCCTTAACTACGCATGCGGTGGTCATGGCGATCCTGATGATCCTGCTGGAGCAGATCCTGGCGAATCTCAGGAACCGTGAGCGGATTATGCAGTCGGAGCGGCTGAACGTGGTCAGTGAGCTGGCGGCCAGTGTCTCCCATGAGATGCGCAATCCGTTAACCGTGACCAGCGGCTTCCTGCAGCTGCTTAATCTCTCCAAGAACCTAACCCCGCAAGAGAAGGGGTATGTTGAGCTGTCACTGCTGGAGCTGAACCGGGCGGAGAAGATTATCAGCGATTATCTGTCTTTTGCCAAGCCGCAGTCGGCGAGCCGGGTCTACTCCAACCTGATGGCAGAATGTGAATACACCAAGAATGTGATATTGCCGTATGCCACGATCCACAAGGTTGCGGTTGAATTCAGCTTCAACAATCCGCTCAGCACCCATTATGACAGTAATGAGATGCAGCAATGTCTGATTAATCTGTACAAGAATGCGATTGAAGCGATGGAGGGGGTGGAGGATGCCGTCCTGTCCATTAGTGTCTTCGCAAGCGGGCAGAATATTATCATTACCATCAGCGACACCGGTGTCGGAATGACGAAGGATGAGATCTCGCGCCTGGGCAAGCCGTATTACTCCACCAAGGCGGATGGAACGGGGCTCGGAATGGTCATGGCGTATAACACGATTAACAAGCTCAAGGGGCGTATTGAGGTCACCAGCGAGAAGGGCAAGGGAACGGTCTTCCGGATCATCATCCCTGCCTAA
- a CDS encoding AIM24 family protein: MAFTINNLKDNSNVVIKEQLGGFSIIEYKEDLSTTTRYEAETNFFMSKSNMRNKQLMIELNNNEVMLSAGAMQYMIGNIEMTSGIKGVGGLMRNMLSGAATGTSAVKPLYKGTGTILLETTYKYLWLIDVDNDHIVIDDGMFLACETTLDISVAARKNISSAVLGGEGLFNLSARGKGILALEAPIPSEEAVVVELQNDVLKVDGNFALMWSNSLDFTVEKSGKTRLGSAASGEGLVNVYRGTGMVWLAPLMNYRNSLLQGTPTS; this comes from the coding sequence ATGGCTTTTACCATTAATAACCTGAAAGACAATTCCAACGTTGTTATTAAAGAGCAGCTAGGCGGCTTCAGCATCATCGAATACAAAGAGGATCTCAGCACCACCACCCGCTATGAAGCGGAGACCAACTTCTTCATGAGCAAGAGCAACATGCGCAACAAGCAGCTGATGATTGAGCTGAATAACAATGAGGTGATGCTGAGTGCCGGGGCCATGCAATATATGATCGGCAATATCGAGATGACCTCCGGCATTAAAGGCGTAGGAGGACTGATGCGCAATATGCTATCCGGGGCGGCAACCGGAACCAGTGCAGTCAAGCCGCTCTACAAGGGAACCGGAACGATCCTGCTGGAGACCACCTACAAATACCTCTGGCTGATTGATGTGGACAACGACCATATCGTGATCGATGACGGCATGTTCCTGGCTTGCGAGACTACGCTCGACATCTCCGTTGCGGCACGCAAGAACATCTCCTCTGCCGTCCTCGGCGGTGAAGGGCTGTTCAACCTGAGCGCACGTGGCAAAGGGATTCTTGCCCTCGAAGCTCCCATTCCTTCCGAGGAAGCTGTCGTGGTCGAGCTGCAGAATGATGTGCTGAAGGTGGACGGTAACTTTGCTCTCATGTGGTCCAACTCGCTGGACTTCACAGTTGAGAAGTCAGGCAAGACCCGTCTGGGCTCCGCCGCCTCCGGCGAAGGCCTGGTCAACGTGTACCGGGGAACCGGCATGGTCTGGCTGGCCCCGCTCATGAATTACAGAAACAGCCTGCTTCAGGGCACGCCTACTTCTTAA
- a CDS encoding GNAT family N-acetyltransferase: MPIQAVLFDFGRHFEEFQNDDTIIALLQDLKAQGMKLGVITGKSRRAYQISAGALDLDRFFDLSITGDDVVKPKPDPEGIHSALRILGMNYSNAIFVGDSNADILAGKAAGLRTYGVRWLSTFQSQTYEVMPDGIFESVAEFRQLLKLESIIPMTYHSSRQAADITLLEQQCTQADSIQLNSDLEHLVKKDGDHSLLCYRGDQLIGLLSWFAAGGDEAQINAMVHPDYRRNGVFRRLIERATKDMAPLGIHRLSYRIPGGSETGIGAALALGAHFARSEYAMAYVPHNTSLHPVEEDLRLLPATPADWEFIISCSSQAFVEPEDTTREYFTQTDEPERVTYIAWLENRATGLIRVNYINEDTAFIHNFCILPACQGQGIGGKVLRQTVSILLQKPYPVIRLSVVTENVRALNLYLRAGFEINSEYRYYSGSL; the protein is encoded by the coding sequence ATGCCTATCCAAGCAGTACTGTTTGATTTCGGGAGACATTTCGAAGAATTTCAGAATGACGATACCATTATAGCGTTGCTTCAAGATTTGAAGGCCCAGGGAATGAAGCTTGGGGTCATCACCGGAAAAAGCAGACGGGCCTATCAGATATCGGCGGGAGCGCTGGATTTGGACCGTTTCTTTGATCTCTCGATTACTGGAGATGATGTGGTGAAGCCTAAGCCTGATCCTGAGGGAATTCACTCCGCTCTGCGGATTCTGGGTATGAATTATTCCAATGCCATCTTCGTAGGGGACAGCAATGCCGATATTCTCGCGGGCAAAGCAGCAGGGCTGCGGACTTACGGAGTGCGCTGGCTATCGACCTTCCAGAGTCAGACTTACGAGGTTATGCCAGACGGTATTTTCGAGAGTGTTGCCGAATTCCGCCAGCTTCTTAAGCTGGAGAGCATCATTCCAATGACCTACCATTCCAGCCGGCAAGCGGCAGACATTACGCTGCTGGAGCAGCAATGCACTCAGGCGGATTCTATCCAATTGAACTCAGATCTTGAGCATCTCGTCAAAAAAGACGGTGACCATTCCCTGCTCTGCTACCGTGGCGATCAGCTCATCGGCCTGCTTAGCTGGTTCGCTGCCGGGGGCGATGAGGCACAGATCAATGCCATGGTCCATCCGGATTATCGCCGGAACGGTGTATTCCGCAGACTGATAGAACGGGCAACGAAAGATATGGCACCTCTAGGCATTCACAGGCTCAGCTATAGAATTCCAGGAGGCTCAGAGACAGGGATCGGCGCAGCCCTGGCCCTTGGCGCCCACTTCGCCAGATCTGAGTACGCGATGGCTTACGTCCCGCACAACACATCGCTACACCCGGTTGAGGAAGATCTGCGGCTGCTCCCGGCCACACCGGCAGATTGGGAATTCATAATATCCTGCTCCTCCCAGGCATTCGTAGAACCGGAAGATACAACACGCGAGTACTTCACTCAGACGGATGAGCCGGAGCGGGTAACCTATATCGCTTGGCTAGAGAACCGGGCGACCGGTTTGATCCGGGTCAATTATATTAATGAGGATACCGCATTTATTCATAACTTCTGTATACTGCCTGCTTGTCAGGGTCAGGGAATTGGCGGGAAGGTGCTAAGGCAAACCGTCAGTATTCTATTGCAGAAGCCTTATCCGGTAATTCGCCTCAGCGTAGTCACCGAGAACGTCCGGGCTTTGAACCTCTATCTCCGTGCCGGATTTGAGATTAACTCAGAGTACAGATATTACAGCGGCAGCCTGTGA